A part of Numenius arquata chromosome 2, bNumArq3.hap1.1, whole genome shotgun sequence genomic DNA contains:
- the LOC141474715 gene encoding olfactory receptor 14A16-like, with the protein MEQMSNGSSITVFLLLAFADTRELQLLHFWLFLGIYLAALLGNGLIITAIACDHRLHIPMYFLLLNLSLLDLGSISTTLPKSMANSLWDTRVISYSGCAAQVFIFATLISAEFYLLTVMSYDRYIAICKPLHYGTLLGSRACVHMAAAAWGSGFLTALLHMASTFSIPLCQGNVPDQFFCEIPQILKLSCSDSNYLREDGLIIVSASFNFVFFIFIVFSYVQIFRAVLRIPSEQGQHKAFSTCLPHLAMVSLFITTGVFVYLKPPSISYSSLDLVLAVLYSVLPPAVNPLIYSMRNQELKDALRKLIPWTWHH; encoded by the coding sequence ATGGAACAAATGTCCAacggcagctccatcactgtgttcctcctcctggcattcgcagacacacgggagctgcagctcttgcacttctggctcttcctgggcatctacctggctgccctcctgggcaacggtctcatcatcactgccatagcctgtgaccatCGCCTCCACATCCCCATGtacttcctcctcctcaacctctccctcctcgacctgggctccatctccactactctccccaaatccatggccaattccctctgggacaccagggtgaTCTCCTACTCAGGATGTGCTGCACAGGTCTTTATTTTTGCCACCTTGatctcagcagagttttatcttctgacagtcatgtcctatgaccgctacattgccatctgtaaacccctgcactacgggaccctcctgggcagcagagcttgtgtccacatggcagcagctgcctggggcagtgggtttctcactgctctcctgcacatggccagtacattttcaatacccctctgccagggcaatgtcccggaccagttcttctgtgaaatcccccagatcctcaagctctcatGCTCAGACTCAAACTATCTCAGGGAAGATGGGCTGATTATAGTTAGTGCCTCTTTCaactttgtgttttttattttcattgtgttctcctatgtgcagatcttcagggccgtgctgaggatcccctctgagcagggacagcacaaagccttttccacgtgcctccctcacctggccatggtctccctgtttatcaccaCTGGTGTGTTTgtctacctgaagcccccctccatctcttaCTCATCCCTGGATTTGGTGCTGGCAGTTCTGTActcggtgctgcctccagcagtgaaccccctcatctacagcatgaggaaccaggagctcaaggatgctcTGAGGAAACTGATCCCATGGACCTGGCACCATTAA